Within Actinobaculum sp. 313, the genomic segment GTCATGGTGGCCAGCAAAAGGGCTATTGCCGCAAATGCCGCCACAACGCCGAGGCTTGTCCAGTAGTGACCGGTTAGAGTTTCCGACGACGCAACCACATCAAGTGCTTCCACCGACCAACTGGCTGGCATGAAGTTGGACAGCGCACGCAGCCAACCGGCCATATCATCCCGACTCCCAAACAGTCCGCACAGTAGAATCTGCGGGATAACGAATACTGGCATAAGCTGGACCGCCTGGAACTCACTGCGGGAGACGGCTGATGCAAACAGGCCCAGCGCAATGCCCACCATGGCGGTTACCAAGGAAAGCAGGAGAACGAAGGCGAGACCGCCGACCAACTGCATATCCAACACCCAGTAGCAGAAGCCGGTCATAAGCGTCGACTGCACAACGGCCAACAGCCCAAAGGCTGCGGCATACCCGAGGACGATGTCACCGCGCCGAATCGGAGAGGCCATGAGTCTCTCCAACGTTCCCGAAGACCGCTCGTGCACAGTGGCGACCGCGGTGAGGAGAAACATAAGGGTCAGTGGCAACACAGCCAGCATTGTGAGTTCGATACGGGAGACCAGCGGCTCTTCGCCGTCGAACAGTTCATACAGCAACTAGACGAGAACCAAGGGTACGACGGCGACGATTGCCAGGGTTCTTAGATCGTGCCGAATCTGATGCAAAACTCGGTTGGCAGTGGAAAATGTGAGCCTCATGCTGCCTCTCCTTTGATCAGAGCGAGAAATGCCGCGTCAAGAGTGCTGGTACCCGTCCGGGAGCGAATCTCATCCGGAGTACCGCTGGCGAGGATATGCCCCTGCCGGATGAGGATGAGGTCGTCGCACCGATCAGCTTCGTCCATCACATGCGAGGAAACAAGGATTGTAACGCCGGTTGCAGCCCGCCCCCGCAGAATGTCCCAGATGCCCTCCCGCAACACCGGGTCAAGCCCAACTGTCGGTTCATCCAGAAGGAGCAAAGGCGGGTCTCCGATAAGTGCACAGGCCAGTGACACTCGCGAGGCCTGCCCGCCGGAGAGATCGCCGCCCAACTGTCCGGCGACGCCTGCCAGATCCAGAGTCTCGATTAAGCGGTCGATTGCATGCCGATCAGCGCCTGCTATTTGACTCCAGTACGCTAGATTCTCCCGCACCGTAAGATCGGCATAGATCGAAGAAGCCTGCGTCATATACCCGATCTGCCGGGAGGCGTCCCGGCTCCCTGCAGGAACTCCATACACGGTGACTTCTCCCGACTCGATGCGTTGCACTCCCGCAATAGACCGAATGAGAGTGGATTTTCCTGAGCCGGAAGGGCCGAGCAAGCCCGTAATCCTACCCGGAGCAATATCAGCAGAAAGACCCGGCAGGACGAGGGTGCGCCCCCTCCGAACGTGCAGGCCCCGGATACGCACCGACGCCGTCGTCTCTGCTTCTGTTTCTACTGCTCTGGTAACTACTTCTCTCGCCATGCGACCAGCATAGGAAGAGCACGCCGAGCTAACTAGTGTTGATGAATTTCTAGGCAGTCAAATCTGCCCGGAACATAGGGCATTGAAGAGAGCCCGCGGCTACTGATGAATTTCGTGAGTGCCAGGGCGGTGCCGACGTCGTCCACTTCAGCGTGTCCAGTCTCCGAGAGCTCCTTCCAGAGCACCTAGGCACGCATCAATGAGCGAATAGCGATCATCGTCCGGACAGTCGGCATTGGCCCAGGCCAAACACGCCGCATCGAGGAACCCGAAATACCCCCACAGGGCATATTCGTGCCGCGGCCACGCCTCCACGCCTAGTAATTCGCGTAACGCCTCGACGTAGCGCGCGCGTGCCTCGCCCCGCACCGCGACGGCTTCGGGAGGTTCCATTCCTCCGACAAGTGGCGATGCCCAGCCCTGCGGATGCTCAGCGATGTAGGTC encodes:
- a CDS encoding ABC transporter ATP-binding protein; its protein translation is MAREVVTRAVETEAETTASVRIRGLHVRRGRTLVLPGLSADIAPGRITGLLGPSGSGKSTLIRSIAGVQRIESGEVTVYGVPAGSRDASRQIGYMTQASSIYADLTVRENLAYWSQIAGADRHAIDRLIETLDLAGVAGQLGGDLSGGQASRVSLACALIGDPPLLLLDEPTVGLDPVLREGIWDILRGRAATGVTILVSSHVMDEADRCDDLILIRQGHILASGTPDEIRSRTGTSTLDAAFLALIKGEAA
- a CDS encoding ABC transporter permease, which gives rise to MLYELFDGEEPLVSRIELTMLAVLPLTLMFLLTAVATVHERSSGTLERLMASPIRRGDIVLGYAAAFGLLAVVQSTLMTGFCYWVLDMQLVGGLAFVLLLSLVTAMVGIALGLFASAVSRSEFQAVQLMPVFVIPQILLCGLFGSRDDMAGWLRALSNFMPASWSVEALDVVASSETLTGHYWTSLGVVAAFAAIALLLATMTLKRRTR